A single window of Sphingobacteriales bacterium DNA harbors:
- a CDS encoding heavy-metal-associated domain-containing protein, translated as MKKSFLSIGLFLVLAISFATNTLNLNVKGMHCGGCEAKFKTKIQDVKGVTAVKEVSAANSVAVLEYNPAETSEEKIIKQLTESSGYTIAKVDSNEKSESTAPKSCCSKSGQSSCKKPSSSSCDKSKSKK; from the coding sequence ATGAAGAAATCATTTTTATCAATCGGCTTATTTCTTGTTTTGGCAATTAGTTTTGCTACAAATACATTGAACCTAAATGTAAAAGGAATGCATTGTGGTGGATGTGAAGCAAAATTTAAAACCAAAATTCAAGATGTAAAAGGCGTTACTGCTGTAAAAGAAGTAAGCGCAGCAAATTCAGTTGCAGTGTTAGAATACAATCCAGCTGAAACATCAGAAGAAAAAATCATCAAACAATTGACTGAGTCAAGTGGCTACACTATTGCAAAAGTTGATAGTAATGAGAAATCTGAAAGCACAGCTCCAAAAAGTTGTTGTAGTAAAAGCGGACAATCATCATGCAAGAAACCATCTTCTTCTTCATGCGATAAGTCTAAATCAAAAAAATAA
- a CDS encoding NADH:flavin oxidoreductase/NADH oxidase family protein, whose protein sequence is MKKQEIINQPFTLPNGVVVKNRLLKSAMSETLGTKDGAPKHDLATLYEIWANGGIGICVTGNVMIDKRALGEPNNVIIEDKSNIDALKTWAKAATSNNTQCWVQLNHPGKQSPKGLNKENVSPSAIPFKESMQTFFATPRALEENEILDIIQRFATAAEIVKEAGFSGVQIHGAHGYLVSQFLSPHHNIRTDKWGGNPENRRRFVVEVYSAMRAKVGKDFPISIKLNSADFQRGGFTEEESLDTIKTLSDLGMDLIEISGGTYEAPAMTGVKQKKSTQEREAYFIDFAEKARKICTCPLAVTGGFRSVDGMAQAISSNAVDFVGIARLLAIEPDAPNKILSGKNPEHEVTPKKTGIKAIDNMAVMEVSWYTNQLKRIGAGHRPLPNESVWVVLAKMLFNEITSKTGRFKKLRA, encoded by the coding sequence ATGAAAAAACAAGAAATTATCAATCAGCCATTTACTTTACCAAATGGTGTAGTTGTAAAAAATAGATTATTAAAATCTGCTATGAGTGAAACCTTAGGCACAAAAGATGGTGCACCTAAACATGATTTAGCAACGCTATATGAAATTTGGGCAAATGGTGGAATTGGTATTTGTGTTACTGGCAATGTAATGATAGATAAAAGAGCATTGGGAGAACCAAACAATGTAATTATTGAAGACAAGAGCAACATAGATGCTTTAAAAACATGGGCTAAAGCAGCCACATCAAACAATACACAATGTTGGGTACAACTCAATCATCCTGGAAAACAATCACCAAAAGGATTGAATAAAGAAAATGTATCACCATCTGCAATTCCATTCAAAGAAAGTATGCAAACATTTTTTGCAACGCCAAGAGCATTGGAAGAAAACGAAATTTTAGATATAATTCAAAGGTTTGCAACTGCTGCCGAAATAGTGAAAGAAGCAGGATTTTCTGGTGTACAAATACATGGAGCACATGGTTATTTGGTGAGTCAATTCTTATCGCCACACCACAATATACGTACAGATAAATGGGGCGGAAATCCTGAAAATAGAAGAAGATTTGTTGTAGAAGTATATTCTGCAATGCGTGCAAAAGTTGGCAAAGACTTTCCAATTAGCATTAAATTAAATTCAGCAGATTTTCAACGTGGTGGTTTTACTGAAGAAGAATCATTAGATACCATAAAAACACTATCAGATTTAGGCATGGATTTAATTGAAATTTCTGGTGGAACATATGAAGCACCAGCAATGACTGGCGTAAAACAAAAGAAAAGTACGCAAGAAAGAGAAGCTTATTTTATAGATTTTGCTGAGAAAGCAAGAAAAATATGTACTTGTCCATTAGCAGTAACTGGTGGTTTCCGCTCTGTTGATGGCATGGCACAAGCAATATCATCTAATGCCGTAGATTTTGTAGGCATTGCTCGATTGCTAGCAATAGAACCAGATGCACCAAATAAGATATTATCTGGAAAAAATCCAGAACATGAAGTAACACCAAAGAAAACTGGTATAAAAGCAATAGACAATATGGCTGTGATGGAAGTTAGTTGGTACACTAATCAATTAAAAAGAATTGGCGCAGGACATAGACCATTGCCAAATGAAAGTGTTTGGGTAGTACTTGCAAAAATGTTGTTTAATGAGATAACATCAAAAACTGGAAGATTCAAAAAACTTAGAGCTTAG
- a CDS encoding ABC transporter substrate-binding protein has product MSIIQKMQHRYLIFIGIIVIASFQFCQIKQKRDNSNFFHLNLSAGLTSLDPAFAKDQVTMWADNQLYNGLVQIDDDLNIIPSIAKHWNISNDGLVYTFYIRNDVYFHDDVLFKNGKGRRVTAHDFVYSFNRIIDTTVASTGAWLFNGKVKNQQPFVALDDTTFVINLQQPFLPLLGMLTLQYCSVVPKEVVEHYGKDFRKHPVGTGPFKFVRWEENNVLILHKNEKYFETDSLGNKLPYIDGVRFDFITDKGIEFNQFKQGKIDFMTGLDISYKDELLTKNGELKAVWKDKINFIKMPYMNTEYIGISMGKQPIEALKNKNVRQAINYAINREKMIHYLRNGIGVPAESGMIPIGMAEYNAEKVKGYTYNVAKAKELLIEAGYPEGKGIEEITIFSNPTYQDLITNIANELKVIGINLKIENTPAAFLREAMRKNEVQLFRASWIGDYPDAENYVALFYSKYGAPPNYTFYKNEKYDRLYEQAISSTNSDVAREIYHQLEKMIIEDAPVIPLFYDQITRFTHKRVKNLPNNAMNLLILKNVKLEK; this is encoded by the coding sequence TTGAGCATTATTCAAAAAATGCAACATAGATATTTAATTTTTATTGGAATTATAGTAATAGCGTCATTCCAATTTTGCCAAATCAAACAAAAAAGAGATAATTCTAATTTCTTTCATCTCAATCTATCTGCTGGACTAACATCATTAGACCCAGCATTTGCCAAAGACCAAGTAACCATGTGGGCAGACAATCAGTTGTATAATGGCTTAGTACAAATTGATGATGATTTGAATATTATTCCAAGTATAGCAAAACATTGGAATATTAGCAATGATGGTTTGGTATACACATTTTATATTAGAAATGATGTCTATTTTCATGATGATGTATTATTTAAAAACGGAAAAGGTAGGCGTGTTACTGCACATGATTTTGTTTATTCTTTTAATAGAATAATTGATACAACAGTTGCATCAACGGGCGCATGGTTATTTAATGGAAAAGTAAAAAACCAACAACCATTTGTAGCATTAGATGATACTACATTCGTCATTAATTTGCAACAACCATTCTTGCCTTTATTAGGTATGCTTACATTGCAATATTGTTCTGTTGTTCCAAAAGAAGTTGTAGAGCATTATGGAAAAGACTTTAGAAAACATCCAGTTGGAACAGGGCCATTCAAATTTGTACGTTGGGAAGAAAATAATGTATTGATACTACATAAAAATGAAAAATACTTTGAGACAGATAGTCTTGGTAATAAACTACCATATATTGATGGTGTTAGATTTGATTTTATTACAGACAAAGGCATAGAGTTTAATCAATTCAAACAAGGAAAAATTGACTTTATGACTGGCTTAGATATTTCTTATAAAGATGAGTTGCTTACTAAAAATGGAGAATTAAAAGCAGTGTGGAAAGATAAAATTAATTTCATTAAAATGCCTTATATGAATACTGAGTATATCGGAATTTCTATGGGCAAACAACCAATTGAAGCTTTAAAGAATAAGAACGTAAGGCAGGCAATCAACTATGCAATTAATAGAGAAAAGATGATACACTACCTAAGAAATGGAATAGGTGTGCCAGCAGAAAGTGGAATGATACCAATTGGAATGGCTGAATATAACGCAGAAAAAGTAAAAGGATATACTTACAATGTGGCAAAAGCAAAAGAACTATTAATAGAAGCTGGATATCCAGAAGGAAAAGGCATTGAAGAGATAACTATATTTTCAAATCCAACATATCAAGATTTAATTACAAATATTGCGAATGAATTGAAAGTTATTGGTATCAATCTGAAAATAGAAAATACGCCAGCAGCATTTTTAAGAGAAGCAATGCGCAAAAATGAAGTGCAATTATTTAGAGCATCTTGGATTGGCGATTATCCAGATGCAGAAAACTATGTAGCCTTATTTTATAGCAAATATGGTGCGCCACCAAATTATACATTTTACAAAAATGAAAAATACGATAGACTATACGAGCAAGCAATTTCATCAACCAATAGCGATGTAGCAAGAGAAATTTATCATCAGTTAGAGAAAATGATTATTGAAGATGCACCAGTCATTCCTTTGTTTTATGATCAAATTACAAGATTTACACATAAGCGTGTAAAGAATTTGCCTAATAATGCAATGAATTTATTGATATTGAAAAATGTAAAATTAGAAAAATAG
- a CDS encoding PorP/SprF family type IX secretion system membrane protein, which yields MYRRYVACIVILCLYFFSNKVYAQDPSFAQFLNFRTYLNPATTGSERGLNVAMIYKNQWFYVPGGFNTYGISADVQSNRVSSGIGIMAYRNVESQLLVRNYVGASYAYIVRISKNINLHFGIRAAFVNNSIDNSKLLFSDQLDPDIGPNGGASSATNVPLRKVNYFDLDAGTLLRFKFDINDKPVHNSLGFAVSHLTRPDESFLNIETKIPMRFTVHYGSMFPIYSRKMYNRDPMFYISPVFKFDFQSKIRSYHSGFYTTFKPIYTGIMYQFSKYKFSNTHGLIILGGVDWDLGKDDMMTLNVGYSYQIDFVGVSTKSRGQHEISLRMNFNNVGIKSPKKKSKAINCYEFPGKKSIKIF from the coding sequence ATGTATAGAAGATATGTTGCTTGTATTGTTATCTTATGTTTGTACTTTTTTTCAAATAAAGTCTATGCTCAAGACCCAAGTTTTGCGCAATTCTTAAATTTTAGAACATACCTTAATCCAGCGACAACTGGTTCAGAGAGAGGACTAAATGTTGCCATGATATATAAAAACCAATGGTTTTATGTTCCAGGTGGATTTAATACTTATGGTATTAGTGCTGACGTTCAAAGCAATAGAGTTTCTTCTGGAATTGGAATTATGGCTTACAGAAATGTTGAATCTCAATTATTAGTAAGAAATTATGTTGGAGCATCATATGCTTATATTGTAAGAATATCTAAAAATATAAATTTACATTTTGGCATAAGAGCAGCATTTGTAAATAATAGTATTGATAATTCTAAACTCCTTTTTTCAGATCAACTTGACCCAGATATTGGACCAAATGGTGGTGCGTCTTCTGCAACCAATGTACCACTCAGAAAAGTAAATTATTTTGATTTGGACGCTGGAACATTACTGAGATTCAAATTTGATATTAATGACAAACCTGTACATAATTCTTTGGGATTTGCTGTTAGTCATTTAACAAGACCTGATGAATCATTCTTAAATATTGAAACTAAAATACCTATGAGATTTACTGTTCATTATGGTAGTATGTTTCCTATATATTCTAGAAAAATGTATAACAGAGACCCAATGTTTTACATTTCTCCTGTTTTTAAATTTGATTTTCAGAGCAAAATACGTTCATACCATTCTGGATTTTATACTACATTTAAGCCAATTTATACTGGAATTATGTATCAATTCAGTAAATACAAATTTAGCAATACACATGGCTTAATAATTCTTGGTGGTGTAGATTGGGATTTGGGCAAAGATGATATGATGACACTCAATGTTGGCTATAGCTATCAAATAGATTTCGTAGGCGTTAGTACAAAAAGTAGAGGACAGCATGAAATTTCACTCCGAATGAATTTCAATAATGTCGGAATAAAAAGTCCAAAGAAAAAATCTAAGGCAATAAATTGCTATGAATTTCCAGGCAAAAAATCTATCAAAATATTTTAA
- a CDS encoding TetR/AcrR family transcriptional regulator: MKENKTNDKREEILDVAEQLFAENGFEAISVREISKAANINIAMVSYYFGSKEKLYEEVVIRKLISSELILHHIEQHKKYADKLFAIVDLFINKFFERRHYQNIIFREMAMGQRTEMTELITNRLYQNFSVITDVIHKGIKNKEFNKVDVELTVMTILGVIKIYTTSGSIACKVLKIEDENDVYNDKTSLRLKKYLKELLTNYLGIK; the protein is encoded by the coding sequence ATGAAAGAAAATAAAACTAATGACAAGAGAGAAGAAATCTTAGATGTTGCAGAACAACTGTTTGCCGAAAATGGTTTTGAAGCTATCAGCGTACGTGAAATATCAAAAGCAGCAAATATTAATATTGCAATGGTTTCTTACTACTTTGGCTCAAAAGAAAAATTGTACGAAGAAGTTGTAATTCGCAAGTTAATATCTTCAGAGTTAATTCTACATCACATTGAACAACATAAAAAATATGCTGATAAGTTATTCGCAATTGTTGATTTGTTTATCAATAAATTCTTTGAAAGAAGACACTATCAAAATATCATTTTCAGAGAAATGGCGATGGGACAACGTACCGAAATGACTGAATTAATCACCAATCGACTGTATCAGAATTTTAGTGTAATTACAGATGTAATTCACAAAGGCATTAAAAACAAAGAATTCAACAAGGTAGATGTAGAACTTACTGTAATGACTATTCTTGGTGTGATAAAAATATACACTACTTCAGGATCTATAGCTTGTAAAGTATTAAAGATAGAAGATGAAAATGATGTTTATAATGACAAAACAAGCTTAAGACTAAAAAAATATTTAAAAGAACTATTAACAAATTATCTAGGTATAAAATAA
- the folP gene encoding dihydropteroate synthase, with protein MGILNLTPDSFFDGGKYANDLDILQSVEKMLHDGATIIDIGAVSSKPNAHEISEAEEYHRLIPTLKSIVKHFPDTIISIDTFRSEIAKQAIENGASIINDIYAATYDEQILRVCAEHNIPIILMHMQGNPKTMQLQPTYDDVSIDVMRFFIERLEFCRQQNVHDIISDVGFGFGKTLEHNYTLLKNLASFKLLGKLILAGISRKSMIYKLLDSSPEFALNGTSILNMIALQNGANILRVHDVKEAMECIKIYNYYTSI; from the coding sequence ATGGGCATTCTCAATCTAACACCAGATTCGTTTTTTGATGGTGGTAAGTATGCTAATGATTTGGACATATTACAAAGTGTAGAAAAAATGCTACATGATGGTGCAACTATTATAGATATTGGTGCTGTATCATCAAAGCCTAATGCCCATGAAATAAGCGAAGCAGAAGAATATCATAGATTAATTCCTACCTTAAAATCTATAGTAAAACATTTTCCAGATACTATAATTTCTATTGATACATTTAGAAGTGAAATAGCTAAACAAGCTATTGAAAATGGTGCATCTATTATTAATGATATTTATGCTGCTACATATGATGAACAAATACTTCGTGTTTGTGCTGAACATAATATTCCAATTATTTTGATGCACATGCAAGGAAATCCAAAGACTATGCAATTACAACCAACTTATGATGATGTAAGCATTGATGTGATGCGTTTTTTTATAGAAAGATTAGAATTTTGCAGACAACAAAATGTACACGACATCATTAGTGATGTTGGCTTTGGATTTGGTAAAACATTGGAACATAATTATACATTACTAAAAAACTTGGCATCATTCAAATTACTTGGAAAACTAATCTTAGCTGGAATTTCTCGAAAAAGTATGATTTATAAATTATTAGATTCAAGTCCAGAATTTGCACTAAATGGCACAAGCATTTTAAATATGATTGCTTTGCAAAATGGTGCAAATATCTTGCGTGTACATGATGTAAAAGAAGCTATGGAATGTATAAAAATTTACAATTATTATACTTCTATATAA
- a CDS encoding SirB2 family protein, with product MELQTIMHLHMGFGILFLLTYVPKSILFLSGNNSFLPFKQKTFLIETIFSVLFLLSGAYLLVFRIKAGYPPEYHKWLDPKITLALLAIPLGIVGFKKANKTLVALSLLFFLVALTLGLLNFK from the coding sequence ATGGAGCTTCAAACAATTATGCATTTACACATGGGATTTGGTATTTTATTTCTTCTAACCTATGTGCCAAAATCAATTTTATTTTTATCAGGTAATAATAGTTTTTTACCTTTTAAACAAAAAACGTTTTTAATTGAAACAATTTTTTCAGTTTTATTTTTATTATCAGGTGCTTACTTATTAGTATTTAGAATAAAAGCTGGGTATCCACCTGAGTACCATAAGTGGCTAGACCCAAAAATTACATTGGCATTGTTAGCAATTCCATTAGGTATCGTAGGTTTTAAAAAAGCAAATAAAACATTAGTGGCATTATCTTTGCTATTCTTTTTAGTAGCACTTACGCTAGGATTATTAAATTTTAAATAA